A portion of the Leifsonia sp. EB41 genome contains these proteins:
- a CDS encoding sugar-binding transcriptional regulator: protein MALNDTDEILAVKAAELYYEAGKTQDEIGVALNVSRWKVGRLLVAAREHGFVRIEIVHPSARKFSLERELCGFYGLVDAVVVPSADSDADSQARVAQAAADYLTTLRPVPRTLGVSWGRTLHAVAARLRPGWAVGVNPVQINGSVSSTRQATAAADTAVVMARKAQGTATLLPSPAIFEHAATRRAIEADRSVQSVLELARGANAYLFSAGVVDTSSVHVDSGYLSPEDVLALAEKGAVGDVVGRFINDEGQVADPELDSRTLGLTLDELRNAGTSIAVIAGEAKHGIAHAVVASGLCTTLITDESTANDLLGRAPNLRKQTS, encoded by the coding sequence GTGGCCCTGAACGATACCGACGAGATCCTCGCCGTCAAAGCCGCAGAGCTGTACTACGAAGCCGGTAAGACCCAGGACGAGATCGGCGTCGCCCTCAACGTCTCCCGGTGGAAGGTCGGCCGGCTCCTGGTGGCGGCGCGCGAGCACGGCTTCGTGCGCATCGAGATCGTGCACCCGAGCGCCAGGAAGTTCTCGCTGGAGCGCGAGCTGTGCGGCTTCTACGGCCTCGTGGACGCTGTCGTCGTCCCCTCCGCCGACTCCGACGCCGACTCGCAGGCCCGCGTCGCGCAGGCCGCTGCCGACTACCTCACGACCCTGCGCCCGGTCCCGCGCACCCTCGGGGTGAGCTGGGGCCGCACCCTGCACGCCGTCGCCGCGCGGCTGCGTCCGGGCTGGGCGGTCGGCGTGAACCCCGTCCAGATCAACGGCAGCGTGTCGAGCACCCGGCAGGCCACGGCCGCGGCGGACACCGCGGTGGTGATGGCCCGCAAGGCCCAGGGCACCGCGACGCTGCTCCCGAGCCCGGCGATCTTCGAGCACGCGGCCACCCGCCGCGCGATCGAGGCCGACCGTTCCGTCCAATCCGTGCTGGAGCTGGCGCGCGGCGCGAACGCGTACCTGTTCAGCGCAGGCGTGGTCGACACCAGCTCGGTCCACGTCGACTCCGGTTACCTGTCCCCCGAGGACGTGCTCGCACTGGCCGAGAAGGGCGCCGTCGGCGACGTGGTCGGGCGCTTCATCAACGACGAGGGCCAGGTCGCCGACCCCGAGCTGGACAGCCGCACGCTCGGCCTCACCCTTGACGAGCTCCGCAACGCGGGCACCTCCATCGCCGTCATCGCGGGGGAGGCCAAGCACGGCATCGCCCACGCGGTCGTCGCCAGCGGGCTGTGCACCACGCTGATCACCGACGAGTCGACCGCCAACGACCTCCTCGGCCGCGCGCCGAACTTGAGAAAGCAGACGTCATGA
- the deoC gene encoding deoxyribose-phosphate aldolase: MTIETTPPVRTLAPAARAVEVLGGDLTEGSLRRYLGGIPGVDAVGLEQRAAGLGTRSIKTTSKAWALDKIIELIDLTTLEGADTPGKVRSLVAKALTPDPSDLTAPRPAAVCVYGDMVPYAVQALGASHAGRVLRETGQHGGINVAAVATAFPSGRASLPVKLADTADAVAAGADEIDMVIDRGAFLSGRYGLVFDEIVAVKEACRRDDGSYAHLKVILETGELNTYDNVRRASWLSILAGADFIKTSTGKVSPAATLPVTLLMLEVVRDWHNLTGEEIGVKPAGGIRSSKDAIKYLVTVAETVGERWLQPHLFRFGASSLLNDVLLQRQKLSTGHYSGADYVTID, encoded by the coding sequence ATGACCATCGAAACGACACCGCCCGTGCGCACGCTCGCGCCGGCGGCCCGCGCCGTCGAGGTGCTGGGCGGCGACCTCACCGAGGGCTCGCTCCGGCGCTACCTCGGCGGCATCCCCGGCGTGGACGCCGTGGGGCTGGAGCAGCGCGCCGCCGGGCTCGGCACCCGCTCCATCAAGACCACCAGCAAGGCCTGGGCGCTCGACAAGATCATCGAGCTGATCGACCTGACCACCCTGGAGGGCGCCGACACGCCCGGCAAGGTGCGCTCGCTCGTCGCCAAGGCGCTCACGCCCGACCCGAGCGACCTGACCGCCCCGCGCCCCGCCGCGGTGTGCGTGTACGGCGACATGGTGCCGTACGCGGTGCAGGCGCTCGGCGCCTCCCACGCCGGCCGGGTGCTCCGCGAGACCGGGCAGCACGGCGGCATCAACGTCGCCGCCGTCGCCACCGCCTTCCCGAGCGGCCGCGCCTCCCTCCCGGTCAAGCTCGCCGACACCGCCGACGCGGTGGCGGCCGGCGCGGACGAGATCGACATGGTCATCGACCGCGGCGCGTTCCTCTCCGGCCGCTACGGCCTCGTGTTCGACGAGATCGTGGCCGTCAAGGAGGCTTGCCGCCGGGACGACGGCAGCTACGCCCACCTCAAGGTCATCCTGGAGACCGGCGAGCTGAACACCTACGACAACGTGCGCCGCGCGTCCTGGTTGAGCATCCTCGCCGGCGCGGACTTCATCAAGACCTCCACCGGCAAGGTGTCGCCCGCCGCGACCCTCCCGGTCACGCTGCTGATGCTGGAGGTCGTGCGCGACTGGCACAACCTGACCGGCGAGGAGATCGGCGTGAAGCCGGCAGGCGGCATCCGCTCCTCGAAGGACGCCATCAAGTACCTCGTGACGGTCGCCGAGACCGTGGGCGAGCGCTGGCTGCAGCCGCACCTGTTCCGGTTCGGCGCCTCCAGCCTCCTCAACGACGTGCTGCTGCAGCGCCAGAAGCTGAGCACCGGACACTACTCCGGCGCCGACTACGTGACGATCGACTGA
- a CDS encoding aldehyde dehydrogenase family protein, whose protein sequence is MSFLEYAPAPESRAILNLRDQYGLFIDGEFVDGHGTPFQTISPATEERIATIATADSADVDRAVVAARRAYDRVWSRMSGSDRGKYLFRIARLIQERARELAVAESLDNGKPIKESRDVDVPLVAAWFFYYAGWADKLEHAGLGPAPRALGVAAQVIPWNFPLLMLAWKIAPALAAGNTVVLKPAETTPLTALLFAEIVQQADLPAGVVNIVTGAGETGRELVSHPDVNKVAFTGSTAVGREIARSVAGTDKKLTLELGGKAANIVFDDAPIDQAIEGIVNGIFFNQGHVCCAGSRLLVQESIHDEVVDRLKRRLSTLRLGDPLDKNTDIGAINSAEQLQRIRELSDIGEAEGADRWTAECAIPENGFWFAPTIFDNVSTSHRIAREEIFGPVLSVLTFRTPAEAIAKANNTPYGLSAGIWTDKGSRILAVADQLRAGVVWANTFNRFDPASPFGGYKESGYGREGGRNGLGAYLVPGRSVQAARPAVTASSSRPARASTRTTTRKGATK, encoded by the coding sequence ATGAGCTTCCTCGAGTACGCCCCGGCCCCCGAGTCGCGCGCGATCCTCAACCTGCGCGACCAGTACGGGCTCTTCATCGACGGCGAGTTCGTCGACGGCCACGGAACGCCGTTCCAGACCATCTCCCCGGCGACGGAGGAGCGGATCGCGACCATCGCGACCGCCGACTCCGCCGATGTCGACCGCGCCGTCGTCGCTGCCCGCCGCGCCTACGACCGGGTCTGGTCGCGGATGAGCGGCAGCGACCGCGGCAAGTACCTCTTCCGTATCGCCCGCCTCATCCAGGAGCGCGCCCGCGAGCTGGCCGTGGCCGAGAGCCTCGACAACGGCAAGCCGATCAAGGAGAGCCGCGACGTCGACGTGCCCCTGGTCGCCGCTTGGTTCTTCTACTACGCCGGCTGGGCCGACAAGCTGGAGCACGCCGGCCTCGGCCCCGCGCCCCGCGCCCTCGGCGTCGCCGCCCAGGTCATCCCGTGGAACTTCCCGCTGCTCATGCTGGCGTGGAAGATCGCGCCGGCCCTCGCGGCGGGCAACACGGTCGTCCTGAAGCCCGCGGAGACCACCCCGCTGACCGCGCTGCTGTTCGCCGAGATCGTGCAGCAGGCCGACCTCCCGGCCGGCGTCGTCAACATCGTCACCGGCGCGGGCGAGACCGGCCGCGAGCTGGTGTCGCACCCGGACGTCAACAAGGTCGCCTTCACGGGCTCCACCGCCGTGGGCCGCGAGATCGCGCGCTCGGTGGCCGGCACCGACAAGAAGCTGACCCTGGAGCTCGGCGGCAAGGCCGCGAACATCGTCTTCGACGACGCGCCGATCGACCAGGCCATCGAGGGCATCGTCAACGGCATCTTCTTCAACCAGGGCCACGTCTGCTGCGCGGGCAGCCGCCTGCTGGTGCAGGAGAGCATCCACGACGAGGTGGTGGACCGCCTGAAGCGCCGGCTCTCCACGCTGCGCCTCGGCGACCCGCTCGACAAGAACACCGACATCGGTGCGATCAACAGTGCCGAGCAGCTCCAGCGCATCCGCGAGCTCTCCGACATCGGGGAGGCCGAGGGCGCCGACCGCTGGACGGCCGAGTGCGCGATCCCGGAGAACGGCTTCTGGTTCGCCCCGACGATCTTCGACAACGTGTCGACCAGCCACCGGATCGCCCGCGAGGAGATCTTCGGGCCGGTGCTGTCGGTGCTGACGTTCCGCACCCCGGCGGAGGCCATCGCCAAGGCGAACAACACGCCGTACGGCCTCTCCGCCGGCATCTGGACCGACAAGGGCAGCCGCATCCTGGCCGTCGCCGACCAGCTCCGCGCCGGCGTCGTCTGGGCGAACACCTTCAACCGGTTCGACCCGGCCAGCCCGTTCGGCGGCTACAAGGAGTCCGGCTACGGCCGCGAGGGCGGCAGGAACGGCCTCGGCGCGTACCTGGTGCCCGGCCGGTCGGTGCAGGCCGCGCGCCCCGCGGTCACCGCATCCTCATCCCGGCCCGCCCGGGCCTCCACCCGCACCACGACCCGCAAGGGAGCGACGAAATGA
- a CDS encoding aldehyde dehydrogenase, which translates to MSRLAVPKTYKLYIGGKFPRSESGRTYEVVSAKGGFLANAAKASRKDARDAVVAARGAVSGWAGATAYNRGQVLYRIAELMEGRRAQFIDEIQNAEGVSAAVAGAQVDEAIDRWVWYAGWADKFAQVAGNANPVAGPYFNISVPEPTGVVAIVAPQDSSLLGFVSAIAPALVAGNTVVVVASERFPLSAISLSEVLATSDVPGGVVNILTGSPAEIAPWLASHADVNALDLVGAGALEWVDLQIAAADTLKRVLAPENGPDAAAPSLDRIAFFTETKTVWHTKSLL; encoded by the coding sequence ATGAGCCGCCTGGCCGTGCCGAAGACCTACAAGCTCTACATCGGCGGGAAGTTCCCGCGCTCCGAGTCCGGCCGCACCTACGAGGTCGTCTCCGCGAAGGGCGGGTTCCTGGCGAACGCCGCGAAGGCTTCCCGCAAGGACGCCCGCGACGCCGTCGTGGCCGCGCGCGGTGCGGTCTCCGGCTGGGCCGGCGCGACCGCCTACAACCGCGGCCAGGTGCTGTACCGGATCGCCGAGCTGATGGAGGGCCGCCGAGCCCAGTTCATCGACGAGATCCAGAACGCCGAGGGTGTCTCCGCGGCCGTCGCCGGCGCGCAGGTGGACGAAGCCATCGACCGCTGGGTCTGGTACGCCGGCTGGGCCGACAAGTTCGCCCAGGTGGCGGGCAACGCCAACCCGGTCGCCGGCCCGTACTTCAACATCTCGGTGCCGGAGCCCACCGGCGTCGTCGCGATCGTGGCCCCGCAGGACTCGAGCCTGCTCGGCTTCGTCAGCGCGATCGCCCCGGCGCTGGTCGCCGGCAACACGGTCGTCGTCGTGGCGAGCGAGCGGTTCCCGCTGTCGGCCATCAGCCTGAGCGAGGTGCTCGCGACGAGCGACGTGCCGGGCGGCGTGGTCAACATCCTCACCGGCTCGCCGGCGGAGATCGCGCCCTGGCTGGCCTCGCACGCCGACGTCAACGCGCTCGACCTGGTCGGCGCCGGAGCGCTGGAATGGGTGGACCTGCAGATCGCCGCGGCGGACACGCTCAAGCGCGTCCTGGCCCCGGAGAACGGCCCGGACGCCGCCGCCCCATCGCTCGACCGCATCGCGTTCTTCACCGAGACGAAGACGGTCTGGCACACCAAGTCGCTCCTTTAG
- a CDS encoding SGNH/GDSL hydrolase family protein, translating to MSDGWGSGHGTLVLVGDSLTQGGDWDAWMPGEEVLNLGVAGDTSDDVVARLDVVVEARPALIALLIGTNDLAWRRSVEHVVRNVETILVTLRKELPEVRILVQSVMPRGHEFADQIRDINRHLWQFAPTVHAAWLDLWPAMALEDGELNPAYTDDRLHLNAEGYRAWLGELVPGLERARQLPPNSRAIQLPDLGGAA from the coding sequence ATGAGCGACGGGTGGGGATCTGGGCACGGCACTCTCGTCCTGGTCGGCGACAGCCTGACCCAAGGCGGTGACTGGGACGCCTGGATGCCCGGCGAGGAGGTCCTCAACCTCGGAGTCGCGGGTGACACGTCCGACGATGTGGTGGCCCGCCTGGACGTCGTGGTGGAGGCCCGTCCGGCGCTGATCGCGCTCCTCATCGGGACCAACGACCTGGCCTGGCGCCGCTCGGTCGAACACGTCGTCCGCAACGTCGAGACCATCCTGGTCACCCTCCGCAAGGAGCTGCCGGAGGTGCGCATCCTGGTGCAGTCGGTGATGCCGCGCGGCCACGAGTTCGCCGACCAGATCCGTGACATCAACCGCCACCTGTGGCAGTTCGCCCCCACCGTCCACGCCGCCTGGCTCGACCTCTGGCCCGCGATGGCGCTGGAGGACGGCGAGCTGAACCCCGCCTACACGGACGACCGCCTCCACCTCAACGCGGAGGGCTACCGGGCGTGGCTGGGGGAGCTGGTGCCCGGGCTGGAGCGCGCGCGGCAGCTTCCGCCGAACAGCCGGGCGATCCAGTTGCCGGATCTGGGCGGGGCGGCGTAG
- a CDS encoding M20/M25/M40 family metallo-hydrolase: protein MSDDLRLDGDAAVERFRTLLRLPTMSRLPVEETDWAAFDAFIAALPGLYPRLHAVLDCEQHGHSLLYRWRGTGDGAPTVLMAHYDVVPATDEGWEHPPFGAELTGAGDDRVLWSRGTLDDKGAFVAILEAVEALVAAGHTPAADVYLSFGHDEETVGSGAQAIVTALAGRGVRPALVLDEGGAVVEDIFPGVTKPIAVVGVSEKGITSVRLTVEQHGGHASTPPKLAATVRLARAITRLNAKPFPARLTETNLQMVETLGAHATGPLRAVFTRARRLKPALVAVLGRLSDETRAIVRTTTAVTQLSGSLAANALPETATAVLNVRIAVGSSVAETVAHLRRAIHDPLVRIETIDPTEPSPVSPTSGPEWEAVAGAIAAVHPDAIVTPYIMLGASDGRHFTAISDAVYRFTPFEMSTEERGTLHARNERIHVATWLRGIRFYEGVLRGR, encoded by the coding sequence GTGAGCGACGACCTCCGTCTCGACGGCGACGCCGCCGTCGAGCGCTTCCGGACGCTGCTGCGCCTCCCGACCATGTCCCGCCTCCCTGTCGAGGAGACCGACTGGGCGGCGTTCGACGCGTTCATCGCGGCGCTGCCCGGGCTGTACCCGCGCCTGCACGCGGTTCTCGACTGCGAGCAGCACGGCCACTCACTGCTCTACCGCTGGCGCGGCACGGGCGACGGCGCCCCCACCGTCCTGATGGCGCACTACGACGTCGTCCCCGCCACCGACGAGGGCTGGGAGCACCCGCCGTTCGGCGCGGAGCTCACCGGTGCCGGCGACGACCGCGTGCTGTGGAGCCGCGGCACGCTGGACGATAAGGGCGCGTTCGTCGCCATCCTGGAGGCGGTGGAGGCCCTGGTCGCCGCCGGCCACACCCCCGCGGCGGACGTGTACCTCAGCTTCGGCCACGACGAGGAGACGGTCGGCTCCGGCGCACAGGCCATCGTCACCGCCCTCGCCGGGCGCGGCGTGCGGCCGGCCCTGGTGCTGGACGAGGGCGGGGCCGTGGTCGAAGACATCTTCCCCGGCGTGACCAAGCCCATCGCCGTCGTCGGCGTCAGCGAGAAGGGCATCACCAGCGTGCGGCTGACAGTCGAGCAGCACGGCGGCCACGCCTCCACCCCGCCCAAGCTCGCGGCGACCGTGCGGCTCGCGCGCGCGATCACCCGGCTGAACGCCAAGCCGTTCCCCGCCCGTCTCACCGAGACGAACCTCCAGATGGTGGAGACGCTCGGCGCGCACGCGACCGGCCCGCTCCGTGCGGTGTTCACGCGCGCCAGGCGGCTGAAGCCGGCCCTGGTCGCCGTCCTCGGCCGGCTGAGCGACGAGACGCGCGCGATCGTGCGCACGACGACCGCGGTCACGCAGCTCAGCGGCAGCCTCGCCGCGAACGCGCTGCCGGAGACCGCGACGGCGGTGCTCAACGTGCGCATCGCGGTCGGGTCGAGCGTCGCCGAGACCGTCGCCCACCTCCGCCGCGCCATCCACGACCCGCTCGTGCGCATCGAGACGATCGACCCGACGGAGCCGTCCCCGGTGTCCCCCACGTCCGGCCCGGAGTGGGAGGCGGTGGCGGGAGCCATCGCTGCCGTCCACCCGGACGCGATCGTGACCCCGTACATCATGCTCGGGGCGAGTGACGGCCGGCACTTCACCGCGATCAGCGATGCGGTCTACCGGTTCACGCCGTTCGAGATGAGCACCGAGGAGCGCGGGACGCTGCACGCGCGCAACGAGCGGATCCACGTGGCGACGTGGCTGCGCGGGATCCGGTTCTACGAAGGGGTGCTGCGCGGGAGGTAG
- a CDS encoding O-acetyl-ADP-ribose deacetylase, which produces MTDPIEIVRGDITEQAVDAVVNAANSSLLGGGGVDGAIHRRGGPAILAACRELRATTLPDGLPTGQAVATTAGDLAAQWVIHTVGPVWAQHEDRTPDLQNAYRSSLRVARELGAATVAFPAVSAGVYGWPMDDAARIAVSTVRAVLSSGVGSVELVRFVLFSDDALAAFRTAAGE; this is translated from the coding sequence GTGACGGACCCCATCGAGATCGTCCGCGGCGACATCACTGAGCAGGCCGTGGACGCCGTGGTCAACGCGGCCAACAGCTCCCTCCTCGGCGGAGGCGGCGTCGACGGCGCGATCCACCGCCGCGGCGGCCCTGCCATCCTGGCCGCCTGCCGCGAGCTGCGCGCCACCACCCTTCCCGACGGTCTGCCGACGGGTCAGGCCGTCGCGACGACCGCGGGAGACCTCGCGGCGCAGTGGGTCATCCACACGGTCGGCCCGGTCTGGGCGCAGCACGAGGACCGCACCCCCGACCTGCAGAACGCGTACCGGTCGTCGCTGCGGGTCGCCCGCGAGCTCGGCGCCGCGACGGTCGCCTTCCCCGCCGTGTCCGCCGGCGTCTACGGCTGGCCGATGGACGACGCGGCGCGGATCGCGGTGAGCACCGTGCGCGCCGTGCTGTCCTCCGGCGTCGGCTCGGTGGAGCTGGTGCGCTTCGTGCTGTTCAGCGACGACGCGCTGGCGGCGTTCCGCACGGCGGCCGGCGAGTGA
- a CDS encoding metal-sensitive transcriptional regulator produces MIADIKKRALHRTRILEGQLRGLEKMIENEDYCVDIITQSLAIQKSLGSLNKLLVENHLKTHISAMFEEGGDQRDDAILELLKVYELSNNRG; encoded by the coding sequence GTGATCGCAGACATCAAGAAGAGGGCGCTGCACCGCACGCGCATCCTCGAGGGGCAGCTGCGCGGCCTCGAGAAGATGATCGAGAACGAGGACTACTGCGTCGATATCATCACCCAATCGCTCGCGATACAGAAGTCCCTCGGCTCGCTCAACAAGCTGCTCGTCGAGAACCACCTGAAGACGCACATCTCCGCGATGTTCGAGGAGGGCGGGGACCAGCGCGACGACGCCATCCTCGAGCTCCTGAAGGTGTACGAGCTCTCGAACAACCGGGGCTGA
- a CDS encoding RbsD/FucU domain-containing protein, which yields MLKNLSPLLSGALLSALDSMHDGDMLTLVGSGYPEEALTAPVVHLGEDATTEAAAEAILSVFPLDTADPSPIVFLDLAGEPYEVPDVAFAVNGIASDAELRRIPMSRLDLEPFVELARRSAVIVRVGSDAPPCAFLFRRGAL from the coding sequence TTGCTGAAGAACCTCAGCCCGCTGCTGTCCGGTGCGCTCTTGAGCGCTCTCGATTCCATGCACGATGGCGACATGCTTACCCTTGTCGGCAGCGGCTATCCCGAAGAAGCACTCACCGCGCCCGTCGTCCACCTGGGGGAGGACGCCACCACCGAAGCGGCCGCCGAGGCCATCCTCAGCGTGTTCCCGCTCGACACCGCAGACCCGTCGCCGATCGTGTTCCTCGACCTCGCAGGAGAGCCCTACGAAGTCCCCGACGTCGCCTTCGCCGTCAACGGCATCGCTTCGGACGCAGAACTGCGTCGCATCCCGATGAGCCGGCTCGACCTCGAGCCGTTCGTCGAGCTGGCCCGCCGCTCCGCTGTCATCGTCCGTGTGGGATCGGACGCGCCGCCGTGCGCGTTCCTGTTCCGCAGGGGCGCTCTCTGA
- a CDS encoding DUF6804 family protein produces MPYTPQPPAYNRAALAPGILGALVLLFGLAFADWYTYVEYAVCILALILCVFSWQAKQRWWLAGLIPIALLWNPIFPVPGLTPVLPLVSLAAAAVFVSAGLLIKIPADTRR; encoded by the coding sequence GTGCCATACACCCCGCAGCCGCCCGCCTACAACCGCGCCGCCCTGGCGCCCGGCATCCTCGGCGCGCTCGTGCTGCTCTTCGGGCTGGCGTTCGCGGACTGGTACACCTACGTGGAGTACGCGGTCTGCATCCTGGCGCTCATCCTGTGCGTGTTCTCCTGGCAGGCGAAGCAGCGCTGGTGGCTGGCCGGGCTGATCCCGATCGCCCTGCTCTGGAACCCGATCTTCCCGGTCCCTGGGCTCACCCCGGTGCTGCCGTTGGTGAGCCTCGCGGCGGCCGCCGTCTTCGTCTCGGCTGGGCTTCTGATCAAGATTCCGGCCGACACACGCCGCTGA